The proteins below come from a single Streptomyces sp. MRC013 genomic window:
- a CDS encoding peptidylprolyl isomerase, with protein sequence MVSNDQRRRQLAREKFERQRLRREEARRRNRRRNAVVAAALAVALTAGGAVYASVQLTGRDADGVEAAAGPEATPSPDASSPPPEPPLAVDTKAAYTMTLKTNVGDLVVSMDAARTPRTVNSFKHLADEKYFDGTKCHRLTTQGIFVLQCGDPQGDGTGGPGYDIPDEDLASLGKAGPDGKVTFRAGTVAMANTGSPNSGGSQFFLVYEDSRLPPKYTPFGTLDAAGLKAVRDVAKAGVEGGTGDGAPKKPVTVGKATVSKR encoded by the coding sequence GTGGTCAGCAACGATCAGCGGCGGCGGCAGCTCGCCCGGGAGAAGTTCGAGCGGCAGCGGCTCCGGCGCGAGGAGGCGCGGAGGAGGAACCGGCGCCGCAACGCGGTCGTGGCCGCCGCGCTCGCCGTGGCCCTGACGGCGGGCGGCGCCGTGTACGCCTCCGTGCAGCTGACCGGGCGCGACGCCGACGGGGTCGAGGCCGCGGCCGGGCCGGAGGCGACCCCCTCACCGGACGCCTCCTCGCCCCCGCCCGAGCCGCCTCTGGCGGTCGACACCAAGGCGGCGTACACGATGACGCTGAAGACGAACGTGGGCGATCTCGTGGTCTCCATGGACGCCGCGAGGACGCCGCGGACGGTCAACTCCTTCAAGCACCTCGCGGACGAGAAGTACTTCGACGGCACGAAGTGCCACCGGCTGACCACGCAGGGCATCTTCGTCCTGCAGTGCGGCGACCCGCAGGGCGACGGCACGGGCGGTCCCGGCTACGACATCCCCGACGAGGACCTGGCGTCCCTCGGCAAGGCGGGGCCGGACGGCAAGGTGACGTTCAGGGCGGGCACGGTGGCGATGGCCAACACGGGCAGCCCGAACAGCGGCGGCAGCCAGTTCTTCCTCGTCTACGAGGACAGCCGGCTGCCTCCGAAGTACACGCCGTTCGGGACGCTCGACGCCGCCGGCCTCAAGGCGGTCCGGGACGTCGCGAAGGCGGGGGTCGAGGGCGGCACCGGGGACGGGGCGCCGAAGAAGCCCGTCACGGTCGGGAAGGCCACCGTGAGCAAGAGGTGA